The Miscanthus floridulus cultivar M001 chromosome 17, ASM1932011v1, whole genome shotgun sequence genome has a window encoding:
- the LOC136517068 gene encoding ATP synthase subunit beta, mitochondrial, protein MASRRVASSLLRSVSRLRAASPAAPRSRAPPHRPSPAGYLLNRAAAYASSAAAQAAPSTPPPATGKTGGGKITDEFTGAGAIGQVCQVIGAVVDVRFDEGLPPILTALEVLDNNIRLVLEVAQHLGEKMVRTIAMDGTEGLVRGQRVLNTGSPITVPVGRATLGRIINVIGEPIDERGDITTNHFLPIHREAPAFVEQATEQQILVTGIKVVDLLAPYQRGGKIGLFGGAGVGKTVLIMELINNVAKAHGGFSVFAGVGERTREGNDLYREMIESGVIKLGDKQSESKCALVYGQMNEPPGARARVGLTGLTVAEHFRDAEGQDVLLFIDNIFRFTQANSEVSALLGRIPSAVGYQPTLATDLGGLQERITTTKKGSITSVQAIYVPADDLTDPAPATTFAHLDATTVLSRQISELGIYPAVDPLDSTSRMLSPHVLGEDHYNTARGVQKVLQNYKNLQDIIAILGMDELSEDDKLTVARARKIQRFLSQPFHVAEVFTGAPGKYVELKESVKSFQGVLDGKYDDLSEQSFYMVGGIEEVIAKAEKIAKESAS, encoded by the exons ATGGCGTCTCGCCGGGTCGCCTCCTCGCTCCTCCGCTCCGTCTCCCGCCTCCGGGCCGCCTCGCCTGCGGCGCCGCGCTCGCGCGCGCCGCCGCACCGCCCGTCCCCGGCCGGGTACCTCTTGAACCGCGCCGCCGCCTACGCGTCCTCCGCCGCGGCCCAGGCGGCGCCCTCCACCCCGCCGCCGGCTACCGGGAAGACCGGGGGCGGCAAGATCACCGACGAGTtcaccggcgccggcgccatCGGCCAGGTGTGCCAGGTGATCGGCGCCGTCGTCGACGTGCGCTTCGATGAGGGCCTCCCGCCCATCCTCACGGCGCTCGAGGTGCTCGACAACAACATCCGCCTCGTGCTcgaggtggcgcagcaccttggCGAGAAAATGGTGCGCACCATCGCTATGGACGGCACGGAGGGGCTTGTCCGCGGCCAGCGCGTCCTCAACACCGGCTCCCCCATCACC GTGCCTGTTGGCAGGGCTACCCTTGGACGCATCATAAATGTTATCGGTGAGCCAATTGATGAGAGGGGTGACATAA CGACTAACCACTTCCTCCCTATTCATCGTGAAGCCCCTGCTTTCGTCGAGCAGGCCACTGAGCAGCAAATTCTTGTTACTGGAATCAAG GTCGTGGATCTTCTTGCACCCTACCAaaggggtggaaagattggtctCTTCGGTGGTGCAGGAGTGGGTAAAACTGTGCTCATTATGGAGCTGATCAACAATGTTGCTAAGGCCCATG GTGGTTTCTCTGTGTTTGCTGGTGTTGGAGAACGTACCCGTGAAGGTAATGACCTGTACAGGGAAATGATTGAAAGTGGTGTCATTAAGCTAGGTGACAAGCAG AGTGAAAGCAAGTGTGCTCTTGTCTACGGGCAGATGAACGAGCCTCCGGGTGCTCGTGCTCGTGTTGGGTTGACTGGTTTGACTGTTGCTGAACATTTCCGTGATGCTGAAGGACAAGATGTGCTTCTGTTTATTGACAACATTTTCCGTTTCACTCAG GCAAACTCTGAGGTGTCTGCTCTTCTCGGACGTATCCCATCTGCTGTGGGATACCAGCCAACCCTTGCCACTGATCTTGGCGGACTGCAAGAGCGTATCACGACAACAAAGAAGGGTTCTATTACGTCTGTCCAGGCTATCTATGTGCCTGCTGATGACTTGACGGATCCCGCTCCCGCCACTACGTTTGCCCATCTTGATGCTACAACTGTGTTGTCACGACAG ATCTCTGAGCTTGGTATTTATCCTGCTGTCGATCCACTGGATTCCACATCAAGAATGCTTTCTCCCCACGTGCTGGGTGAGGATCACTACAACACTGCTCGTGGTGTTCAGAAGGTTCTTCAGAACTACAAAAATCTTCAGGATATTATTGCTATCTTGGGTATGGACGAGCTCAGTGAGGATGACAAGTTGACAGTCGCTCGTGCAAGAAAGATTCAGCGTTTCCTGAGCCAGCCTTTCCATGTCGCTGAAGTTTTCACGGGTGCTCCAGGGAAGTATGTGGAACTGAAGGAAAGCGTGAAGAGTTTCCAG GGTGTTTTGGATGGGAAGTATGATGACCTCTCCGAGCAGTCATTCTACATGGTTGGAGGCATTGAGGAAGTCATTGCTAAGGCTGAGAAAATTGCCAAGGAGTCTGCTTCATAA
- the LOC136517263 gene encoding transcription factor RAX1-like: MGRAPCCDKASVKRGPWSPEEDEQLRSYVQRNGIGCNWIALPQKAGLNRCGKSCRLRWLNYLRPDIKHGGYTEEEDRIIWLLYSSIGSRWSIIASKLPGRTDNDVKNYWNTKLKKKAMAMAAAASSDSSSSGAGAFAAPATPTPTPPALSPASSSVTSSSGDVRFGAAYTEPQPQPQHPGGLIGFDAPRTELAPVPQAVAAQLDGAWSTLAAAALDGGDVFLPLPELGGGGGEQLFPYGDFFGGLLQDRALEQLSACYFPNMA; encoded by the exons ATGGGGCGCGCGCCGTGCTGCGACAAGGCGAGCGTGAAGCGGGGGCCCTGGTCGCCCGAGGAGGACGAGCAGCTGCGGAGCTACGTCCAGCGCAACGGCATCGGCTGCAACTGGATCGCCCTGCCGCAGAAAGCAG GGCTGAACCGGTGCGGCAAGAGCTGCCGGCTGCGGTGGCTCAACTACCTGCGGCCGGACATCAAGCACGGGGGCTACACCGAGGAGGAGGACCGGATCATCTGGTTACTCTACAGCTCCATCGGAAGCAG GTGGTCGATCATCGCGTCCAAGCTCCCCGGCCGGACCGACAACGACGTCAAGAACTACTGGAACACCAAGCTCAAGAAgaaggccatggccatggcggcggccgcCAGCAGCGATAGTAGTAGCAGCGGAGCAGGAGCCTTCGCGGCGCCCGCCACGCCGACTCCGACGCCGCCGGCGCTCTCGCCCGCCTCCTCGTCCGTCACCAGCTCCAGCGGCGACGTGCGCTTCGGCGCCGCGTACAcggagccgcagccgcagccgcagcaccCCGGCGGGCTCATAGGCTTCGACGCGCCGCGGACGGAGCTCGCGCCCGTGCCGCAGGCAGTCGCCGCGCAGCTGGACGGCGCCTGGTCGAcgctcgcggcggcggcgctggacggCGGGGACGTGTTCCTGCCCCTGCCCGagctcggcggtggcggcggcgagcagCTGTTCCCGTACGGCGACTTCTTCGGCGGGCTGCTGCAAGACAGGGCCCTGGAGCAGCTCTCGGCGTGCTACTTCCCCAACATGGCCTAG